A stretch of the Balearica regulorum gibbericeps isolate bBalReg1 chromosome 15, bBalReg1.pri, whole genome shotgun sequence genome encodes the following:
- the MAFK gene encoding transcription factor MafK yields the protein MTTNPKPNKALKVKEESGENAPVLSDDELVSMSVRELNQHLRGLTKEEVIRLKQRRRTLKNRGYAASCRIKRVTQKEELERQRVELQQEVEKLARENSSMKLELDALRSKYEALQTFARTVARGPITPTKVATTSVITIVKSAEISSSSVPFSAAS from the exons ATGACGACTAATCCCAAACCGAACAAGGCATTAAAG GTAAAGGAGGAGTCGGGAGAGAATGCCCCAGTGCTGAGTGATGATGAACTCGTGTCAATGTCCGTACGGGAGCTGAACCAGCACCTGAGGGGTCTCACCAAAGAGGAGGTCATCCGTCTGAAGCAGCGGAGGCGCACGCTGAAGAACCGGGGCTACGCTGCCAGCTGCCGCATCAAGCGTGTGACTCAGAAAGAGGAGCTCGAGAGGCAGCGGGTTGAGCTGCAGCAAGAGGTGGAGAAGCTGgccagagaaaacagcagcatgaaGCTAGAGCTGGACGCCTTGCGTTCCAAGTACGAAGCGCTCCAGACCTTTGCTCGTACTGTGGCGCGAGGGCCCATTACCCCGACCAAAGTTGCCACCACCAGTGTCATCACCATTGTGAAATCAGCCGAAATCTCATCCAGTTCTGTGCCGTTTTCAGCAGCATCCTAG